Proteins encoded in a region of the Vicia villosa cultivar HV-30 ecotype Madison, WI linkage group LG5, Vvil1.0, whole genome shotgun sequence genome:
- the LOC131604726 gene encoding uncharacterized protein LOC131604726, producing MLAAASPVQHDEDAFLWNQNSSGSFSVASVSALIAENKEIAWPAETMDMLKVLWKLTVPLKFKVFAWRLFISRLPVKESLIRRGVTIDATNACCEFCRLQPENLNHLFFDYPVSNLLWGRIFTWMGVDLTFSLDEFMVFGKFYEKVKMANSRLKINTIWLATTWSIWFMRNAMIFDKVPYSFDVVYSNILYLSWNWLASSNPLSFCSFYDWFKSTLDCFNSL from the coding sequence ATGCTGGCAGCGGCTTCTCCAGTTCAGCATGATGAAGACGCGTTCCTTTGGAACCAAAACAGCAGCGGCTCCTTCTCTGTGGCTTCCGTGTCTGCTCTAATTGCAGAGAATAAGGAGATAGCCTGGCCCGCGGAAACGATGGACATGCTTAAAGTCTTATGGAAATTGACGGTTCCCCTCAAATTCAAGGTCTTCGCTTGGAGACTCTTCATATCAAGACTACCGGTTAAGGAATCGCTTATAAGAAGAGGTGTCACCATCGACGCTACCAATGCTTGTTGTGAGTTTTGTCGGCTGCAACCGGAAAATTTGAACCACCTCTTCTTCGATTATCCCGTCTCAAATTTGTTGTGGGGCAGAATTTTCACATGGATGGGAGTTGATCTCACATTCTCTCTTGATGAGTTTATGGTGTTTGGCAAGTTTTATGAGAAGGTAAAAATGGCAAATTCAAGACTGAAAATCAACACTATTTGGCTAGCTACAacttggagcatttggttcatgAGAAACGCGATGATTTTTGATAAGGTGCCGTATAGTTTCGACGTGGTGtattctaacatcttgtatttatCTTGGAATTGGCTAGCTAGTAGCAACCCTTTGTCCTTCTGTAGCTTCTATGACTGGTTTAAATCCACTTTGGATTGTTTCAATTCTCTGTAA